A single Melopsittacus undulatus isolate bMelUnd1 chromosome 11, bMelUnd1.mat.Z, whole genome shotgun sequence DNA region contains:
- the WBP2 gene encoding WW domain-binding protein 2 isoform X2, producing the protein MALNRNHSEGGGVIVNNSENVLMTYDHVELTFSDIEPMPDVFKGTKKGSVFLTPYRVIFVSKGKDAMQSFVMPFYLLKDCEIKQPVFGANYIKGTVKAEAGGGWEGSAVFKMTFSAGGAIEFGQRMLQVASQVSRGEIPSGAYGYSCMPNGSYTFAPAAANGGYPYPPPPPEFYPGPPVVDGDMGYMQFPPPPYPGPMEPPVSGPDLPTTPAAEAKAAEATASAYYSTGNSHNVYMPPDQPPPPPYFPPEDKKNQ; encoded by the exons ATGGCGCTGAACAGGAACCATTCGGAGGGCGGTGGCGTAATCGTTAACAACAGCGAGAA TGTTTTGATGACCTATGATCATGTAGAACTTACCTTCAGTGATATCGAACCTATGCCAGATGTGTTTAAAGGGACCAAGAAAGGGAGTGTTTTCTTGACTCCCTACCGA gttATCTTTGTGTCAAAGGGAAAAGATGCTATGCAGTCTTTTGTGATGCCCTTTTATTTGCTGAAAGACTGTGAAATTAAGCAGCCTGTCTTTGGAGCAAATTATATCAAGGGCACAgtgaaagcagaggcaggag GTGGCTGGGAAGGATCTGCTGTGTTCAAGATGACTTTCTCAGCTGGAGGCGCGATCGAGTTTGGTCAGCGGATGCTGCAGGTGGCATCACAAG TCTCCAGAGGTGAAATACCCAGTGGAGCTTATGGCTATTCCTGTATGCCGAATGGATCCTACACTTTTGCACCAGCTGCAGCTAATGGGGGCTATCCGTAccccccacctcctcctg AGTTTTATCCTGGCCCTCCTGTGGTGGATGGAGACATGGGTTACATGCAGTTTCCACCTCCACCATACCCAGGGCCCATGGAACCTCCTGTGAGTGGGCCAGACCTGCCCACCACTCCTGCAG CTGAAGCGAAGGCTGCCGAAGCCACTGCCAGTGCTTACTACAGCACAGGCAACTCACATAACGTCTACATGCCTCCG GACCAGCCACCCCCTCCTCCATACTTTCCACCAGAGGACAAGAAAAACCAATAA
- the WBP2 gene encoding WW domain-binding protein 2 isoform X1, with amino-acid sequence MALNRNHSEGGGVIVNNSENVLMTYDHVELTFSDIEPMPDVFKGTKKGSVFLTPYRVIFVSKGKDAMQSFVMPFYLLKDCEIKQPVFGANYIKGTVKAEAGGGWEGSAVFKMTFSAGGAIEFGQRMLQVASQVSRGEIPSGAYGYSCMPNGSYTFAPAAANGGYPYPPPPPEFYPGPPVVDGDMGYMQFPPPPYPGPMEPPVSGPDLPTTPAAEAKAAEATASAYYSTGNSHNVYMPPVSSCVILGLQYEDQPPPPPYFPPEDKKNQ; translated from the exons ATGGCGCTGAACAGGAACCATTCGGAGGGCGGTGGCGTAATCGTTAACAACAGCGAGAA TGTTTTGATGACCTATGATCATGTAGAACTTACCTTCAGTGATATCGAACCTATGCCAGATGTGTTTAAAGGGACCAAGAAAGGGAGTGTTTTCTTGACTCCCTACCGA gttATCTTTGTGTCAAAGGGAAAAGATGCTATGCAGTCTTTTGTGATGCCCTTTTATTTGCTGAAAGACTGTGAAATTAAGCAGCCTGTCTTTGGAGCAAATTATATCAAGGGCACAgtgaaagcagaggcaggag GTGGCTGGGAAGGATCTGCTGTGTTCAAGATGACTTTCTCAGCTGGAGGCGCGATCGAGTTTGGTCAGCGGATGCTGCAGGTGGCATCACAAG TCTCCAGAGGTGAAATACCCAGTGGAGCTTATGGCTATTCCTGTATGCCGAATGGATCCTACACTTTTGCACCAGCTGCAGCTAATGGGGGCTATCCGTAccccccacctcctcctg AGTTTTATCCTGGCCCTCCTGTGGTGGATGGAGACATGGGTTACATGCAGTTTCCACCTCCACCATACCCAGGGCCCATGGAACCTCCTGTGAGTGGGCCAGACCTGCCCACCACTCCTGCAG CTGAAGCGAAGGCTGCCGAAGCCACTGCCAGTGCTTACTACAGCACAGGCAACTCACATAACGTCTACATGCCTCCGGTGAGTTCCTGTGTCATCCTGGGTTTGCAATATGAG GACCAGCCACCCCCTCCTCCATACTTTCCACCAGAGGACAAGAAAAACCAATAA
- the WBP2 gene encoding WW domain-binding protein 2 isoform X4 produces MTYDHVELTFSDIEPMPDVFKGTKKGSVFLTPYRVIFVSKGKDAMQSFVMPFYLLKDCEIKQPVFGANYIKGTVKAEAGGGWEGSAVFKMTFSAGGAIEFGQRMLQVASQVSRGEIPSGAYGYSCMPNGSYTFAPAAANGGYPYPPPPPEFYPGPPVVDGDMGYMQFPPPPYPGPMEPPVSGPDLPTTPAAEAKAAEATASAYYSTGNSHNVYMPPDQPPPPPYFPPEDKKNQ; encoded by the exons ATGACCTATGATCATGTAGAACTTACCTTCAGTGATATCGAACCTATGCCAGATGTGTTTAAAGGGACCAAGAAAGGGAGTGTTTTCTTGACTCCCTACCGA gttATCTTTGTGTCAAAGGGAAAAGATGCTATGCAGTCTTTTGTGATGCCCTTTTATTTGCTGAAAGACTGTGAAATTAAGCAGCCTGTCTTTGGAGCAAATTATATCAAGGGCACAgtgaaagcagaggcaggag GTGGCTGGGAAGGATCTGCTGTGTTCAAGATGACTTTCTCAGCTGGAGGCGCGATCGAGTTTGGTCAGCGGATGCTGCAGGTGGCATCACAAG TCTCCAGAGGTGAAATACCCAGTGGAGCTTATGGCTATTCCTGTATGCCGAATGGATCCTACACTTTTGCACCAGCTGCAGCTAATGGGGGCTATCCGTAccccccacctcctcctg AGTTTTATCCTGGCCCTCCTGTGGTGGATGGAGACATGGGTTACATGCAGTTTCCACCTCCACCATACCCAGGGCCCATGGAACCTCCTGTGAGTGGGCCAGACCTGCCCACCACTCCTGCAG CTGAAGCGAAGGCTGCCGAAGCCACTGCCAGTGCTTACTACAGCACAGGCAACTCACATAACGTCTACATGCCTCCG GACCAGCCACCCCCTCCTCCATACTTTCCACCAGAGGACAAGAAAAACCAATAA
- the WBP2 gene encoding WW domain-binding protein 2 isoform X3, with protein MTYDHVELTFSDIEPMPDVFKGTKKGSVFLTPYRVIFVSKGKDAMQSFVMPFYLLKDCEIKQPVFGANYIKGTVKAEAGGGWEGSAVFKMTFSAGGAIEFGQRMLQVASQVSRGEIPSGAYGYSCMPNGSYTFAPAAANGGYPYPPPPPEFYPGPPVVDGDMGYMQFPPPPYPGPMEPPVSGPDLPTTPAAEAKAAEATASAYYSTGNSHNVYMPPVSSCVILGLQYEDQPPPPPYFPPEDKKNQ; from the exons ATGACCTATGATCATGTAGAACTTACCTTCAGTGATATCGAACCTATGCCAGATGTGTTTAAAGGGACCAAGAAAGGGAGTGTTTTCTTGACTCCCTACCGA gttATCTTTGTGTCAAAGGGAAAAGATGCTATGCAGTCTTTTGTGATGCCCTTTTATTTGCTGAAAGACTGTGAAATTAAGCAGCCTGTCTTTGGAGCAAATTATATCAAGGGCACAgtgaaagcagaggcaggag GTGGCTGGGAAGGATCTGCTGTGTTCAAGATGACTTTCTCAGCTGGAGGCGCGATCGAGTTTGGTCAGCGGATGCTGCAGGTGGCATCACAAG TCTCCAGAGGTGAAATACCCAGTGGAGCTTATGGCTATTCCTGTATGCCGAATGGATCCTACACTTTTGCACCAGCTGCAGCTAATGGGGGCTATCCGTAccccccacctcctcctg AGTTTTATCCTGGCCCTCCTGTGGTGGATGGAGACATGGGTTACATGCAGTTTCCACCTCCACCATACCCAGGGCCCATGGAACCTCCTGTGAGTGGGCCAGACCTGCCCACCACTCCTGCAG CTGAAGCGAAGGCTGCCGAAGCCACTGCCAGTGCTTACTACAGCACAGGCAACTCACATAACGTCTACATGCCTCCGGTGAGTTCCTGTGTCATCCTGGGTTTGCAATATGAG GACCAGCCACCCCCTCCTCCATACTTTCCACCAGAGGACAAGAAAAACCAATAA